The bacterium genomic interval TCGCCGGGGAGGACGGCGCGAGGCTCGTCGGGGAAGTCGCCGCGGTCGCACGGGGGTGCAGGCGTGGATGAGGCCGACTACAGGCCAACCCTGGGGCACCGGCTCCAGTACGCCCTGGTCTGGCTGATTTTTCTTTTGGCCAATTTGAGCCCGCGCGCCCTGGCCCGCTTCAACGCCTGGCTCCTGGGCATTTTTTTGTACCTTATCCTCGGCCGGCGCCGGCGAATCGCCAAGGGGAACCTCCGCGAGCGGCTGGGGCTGGATAAACGCGCGGCGGCCCGCACCGCCCGCCGGAATTTCTGCCGCATCGCCCAGAATTTCGTGGACTTCATGCGCCTGCCGTACTTCACCGAAAAAAAGCGGAGCCGGTGGATGACGGTGGAAGGGATGGAGCACCTGCGCGGGGCGCTGAAGAAGAAGGGGGGCGTCATCCTGGCCTCGGCGCACACCGGACCCTGGGAGCTGACCTCGGCCTTCCTCTCGGCGGAGGCGGCCCCCGGCGCGGCTCTGGCCACCCGCCAGCACAACCGGCTCGTGGACGAATTCTTGAACAAGCTGCGCGCCAAGGCCGGCC includes:
- a CDS encoding lysophospholipid acyltransferase family protein, whose translation is MDEADYRPTLGHRLQYALVWLIFLLANLSPRALARFNAWLLGIFLYLILGRRRRIAKGNLRERLGLDKRAAARTARRNFCRIAQNFVDFMRLPYFTEKKRSRWMTVEGMEHLRGALKKKGGVILASAHTGPWELTSAFLSAEAAPGAALATRQHNRLVDEFLNKLRAKAGLDVIFVDEELRPVVRAIKKNRILYMLADQDAGPTGEFVEFLGAPASFHRGPAFFAYKLGAP